In a single window of the Amycolatopsis sp. cg5 genome:
- a CDS encoding SDR family NAD(P)-dependent oxidoreductase yields the protein MSNDFQPLKGKVALVTGGSRGIGAGITRKLASWGATLAVNYVDRSKPAKEIKAELEAQGTKVSLHQADLADPAAIEGLMGEIEAEHGELHILVQNAGATKFNTLENATLDQWQFVQDTNSRSTWLLAKHAIPLMRDRQGARFITITNSTTTRIIPKAGLFAAAKAGMEVLTEYLSYELAQYGIVSNCVRPGLVQTAVFNVRPDFNHGVKHELSVSPWDGEKMTTAENSADVVAMLCLDEASWIAGQTITVDGGYRLWGGISSRRTPAQAV from the coding sequence GTGAGCAACGATTTCCAGCCGCTGAAGGGCAAGGTCGCACTGGTGACCGGGGGTTCCCGTGGCATCGGCGCGGGCATCACCCGCAAACTGGCGTCGTGGGGCGCGACGCTGGCCGTGAACTACGTCGACCGCTCGAAGCCCGCGAAGGAGATCAAGGCCGAACTGGAGGCACAGGGCACCAAGGTCAGCCTGCACCAGGCCGACCTCGCCGACCCGGCCGCGATCGAGGGGCTGATGGGCGAGATCGAGGCCGAGCACGGCGAGCTGCACATCCTGGTGCAGAACGCGGGTGCGACGAAGTTCAACACCCTCGAGAACGCCACGCTCGACCAGTGGCAGTTCGTGCAGGACACGAACTCGCGCTCGACCTGGCTGCTGGCCAAGCACGCCATCCCGCTGATGCGGGACCGGCAGGGCGCCCGGTTCATCACCATCACCAACTCGACGACCACCCGGATCATCCCGAAGGCAGGCCTGTTCGCCGCGGCCAAGGCGGGCATGGAGGTGCTCACCGAGTACCTGTCCTACGAGCTGGCGCAGTACGGCATCGTGTCCAACTGCGTGCGGCCCGGCCTGGTGCAGACCGCGGTGTTCAACGTGCGGCCCGACTTCAACCACGGCGTGAAGCACGAACTCTCGGTCTCGCCGTGGGATGGCGAAAAGATGACCACCGCCGAGAACAGCGCCGACGTCGTGGCGATGCTGTGCCTGGACGAGGCCAGCTGGATCGCGGGCCAGACCATCACCGTCGACGGCGGCTACCGGTTGTGGGGCGGCATCAGCAGCCGCCGGACCCCGGCGCAGGCGGTGTGA
- a CDS encoding alpha/beta hydrolase codes for MDIELLEPEGAHTATIIWLHGIGQDNDALLPIAEKLGLARAGVRGVFPRAPERLRSKTKNIPVRAWFDQNIYNLGDADLDTLAAAESQLRQLVAAEAEQVGADRVLLAGFSQGAAMALLTALRYPERLAGALLYAPYLVTGTRLTSTLAPSNAGLPVWIGHGRDDLVIPVQIGGRAREILRMQGYPVEWHWYPAGHVPFEGALDDVRAFLGALGFLGS; via the coding sequence ATGGACATCGAGCTACTGGAGCCCGAGGGCGCCCACACGGCCACGATCATCTGGCTGCACGGCATCGGCCAGGACAACGACGCCCTGCTGCCGATCGCCGAAAAACTGGGCCTGGCACGGGCCGGGGTGCGCGGCGTCTTCCCGCGCGCCCCGGAACGCCTGCGGTCCAAGACGAAGAACATCCCGGTGCGCGCCTGGTTCGACCAGAACATCTACAACCTGGGCGACGCCGACCTCGACACCTTGGCCGCCGCCGAGTCGCAGCTCAGGCAGCTGGTGGCGGCCGAGGCCGAGCAGGTCGGCGCGGACCGCGTCCTGCTCGCCGGGTTCTCCCAGGGCGCGGCGATGGCGTTGCTCACCGCGCTGCGCTATCCGGAACGGCTGGCGGGTGCACTGCTCTACGCGCCCTATCTGGTGACGGGGACGCGCTTGACCTCGACGCTCGCGCCCTCGAACGCGGGGTTGCCGGTCTGGATCGGGCACGGCCGTGACGACCTGGTGATCCCGGTGCAGATCGGGGGCAGGGCCAGGGAAATCCTGCGCATGCAGGGCTACCCGGTGGAATGGCACTGGTACCCGGCGGGACACGTGCCGTTCGAAGGCGCGCTCGACGACGTACGCGCTTTCCTTGGAGCGCTGGGGTTTCTGGGGTCGTGA
- a CDS encoding beta-ketoacyl synthase, with protein MNDDIVITGMGVVTPIGGSVESFWEANLTGKSGIVPETRMDVSRLPCGWVGGIIPEDVKKSVREEFGRPDRSWGDTLMHSALEQALRDAKFESGSLAGPAGLIWARVWPGPSGSFPEDYVSHMTEVAARFAKVGNDPAAVMAHLKTQTLPKEVTDMSSFPTEVSRRLGTPLVATRLEATCSGGLRAIAEAARLLRSGKVEFAVVTASVSRSTPYVLSQYGQLMALSKWKGEAAQSSMPFDKRRSGMVINESAGAIVLETAEHARLRGLKNVHAVVGGWGLAVGTEHITAPKVEAVEGVMRGALTHAGLTASDIDTVNAHGTSTRLNDITEARALHRVFGERMATLDVSAVKSLTGHGSAASGVVESIVSALTLCRGVIPPVVTCTEPDPKCAVKTNLTPVERPVKAVLKNSFGFGGQYASMVFTRPENPRVAA; from the coding sequence ATGAACGACGACATCGTGATCACCGGCATGGGCGTGGTGACCCCGATCGGCGGTTCGGTGGAATCCTTCTGGGAAGCCAACCTGACCGGCAAGTCCGGCATCGTCCCGGAAACGCGAATGGACGTTTCGCGGCTGCCGTGCGGCTGGGTCGGCGGGATCATCCCCGAAGACGTCAAGAAGTCCGTGCGCGAAGAGTTCGGGCGGCCGGACCGGTCATGGGGCGACACGCTGATGCACTCCGCGCTGGAGCAGGCGTTGCGGGACGCGAAGTTCGAATCCGGTTCGCTGGCGGGTCCGGCCGGGCTGATCTGGGCCAGGGTGTGGCCGGGTCCCAGCGGTTCGTTCCCCGAGGACTACGTCAGCCACATGACCGAGGTCGCGGCCCGCTTCGCCAAGGTGGGCAACGACCCGGCCGCGGTGATGGCGCACCTCAAGACGCAGACGCTGCCGAAGGAGGTCACCGACATGTCGAGCTTCCCGACGGAGGTCTCGCGCCGTCTCGGCACTCCGCTGGTCGCGACCAGGCTGGAGGCGACCTGCTCCGGCGGGCTGCGCGCGATCGCCGAAGCGGCCAGGCTGCTGCGCTCGGGCAAGGTCGAGTTCGCGGTGGTCACGGCCAGCGTCTCGCGGAGCACGCCCTACGTGCTTTCGCAGTACGGCCAGCTGATGGCGTTGTCGAAGTGGAAGGGCGAGGCGGCGCAGTCGTCGATGCCGTTCGACAAACGACGCTCCGGCATGGTGATCAACGAGTCGGCAGGCGCCATCGTCCTCGAAACCGCCGAGCACGCCCGGCTGCGCGGGCTGAAAAACGTCCACGCGGTCGTCGGCGGCTGGGGCCTCGCGGTCGGCACCGAGCACATCACCGCCCCGAAGGTCGAAGCGGTCGAAGGCGTCATGCGCGGCGCGCTCACCCACGCCGGGCTCACCGCGTCGGACATCGACACCGTCAACGCCCACGGCACGTCGACCAGGCTCAACGACATCACCGAAGCCCGCGCGCTGCACCGCGTCTTCGGCGAGCGGATGGCGACACTCGACGTCAGCGCGGTCAAGTCCCTGACCGGCCACGGCTCGGCCGCGTCCGGCGTGGTCGAGTCGATCGTCTCGGCGCTGACGTTGTGCCGAGGCGTGATCCCGCCGGTGGTGACCTGCACGGAACCGGACCCGAAGTGCGCGGTGAAGACCAACCTGACCCCGGTCGAACGCCCGGTCAAGGCGGTGCTGAAGAACTCGTTCGGCTTCGGCGGCCAATACGCGTCGATGGTCTTCACCCGGCCCGAGAATCCGCGCGTGGCCGCTTGA
- a CDS encoding MaoC family dehydratase — MTASARSQEMKYFEDLVGAPVRKFGPLVFTTVLLDQLLDLMGEKHPVHDSDSFANSTERKQRIVPGGFIHSITSGWTVQHGSPAAIVGMRSVHWDFVRPLYPDTPFYFTTKTESTEPLSEKAGLVNTVRRVFDEDGKVLAIGRMSVVMLRKTLTSQGELS; from the coding sequence CTTCGAGGACCTGGTCGGTGCCCCGGTGCGCAAGTTCGGGCCGCTCGTGTTCACCACGGTGCTTTTGGACCAGCTGCTGGACCTCATGGGCGAGAAACATCCCGTCCACGACAGCGATTCCTTCGCGAACTCGACCGAACGCAAGCAGCGGATCGTGCCCGGCGGGTTCATCCACTCGATCACCTCGGGGTGGACCGTGCAGCACGGTTCGCCGGCGGCGATCGTCGGGATGCGTTCGGTGCACTGGGATTTCGTCCGCCCGCTCTATCCCGACACGCCCTTTTACTTCACCACCAAGACCGAAAGCACCGAACCGCTCAGCGAGAAGGCCGGGCTGGTGAACACCGTGCGCCGCGTCTTCGACGAGGACGGCAAGGTGCTCGCCATCGGCAGGATGAGCGTGGTCATGTTGCGTAAAACCCTTACCTCCCAAGGAGAACTCTCGTGA
- a CDS encoding beta-ketoacyl synthase N-terminal-like domain-containing protein → MAEVVITGTGVISAAGRGVAPLLDAMDSGRPLFGGASALPWPVAGVQPGDIPWPDGDLWVNNRKYANTAAQAAVAAAQLALYQAGRAEDESSALRSGTVMAVGSSGSDELGEAIPRLAALHQTDPRPLTKLLYDEVPDYSYIKGIPSQLGQFVSMASGFRGSNVAVYGEAGAGGLGALALGLRMIESGELDRVLVVGVAPAMSGAMLVAFDRQEPFGTEAEPGRGPFDLDRAGALLGQGTAAIMIERASVAKSEPLAQLLSCETVCAPTRRSALEAVVELALEEGKRQPALWWAHGSGSQAQDFDECQVVGPRVTSPVTSSKGTIGHAFESGGLIDVALAVESLRRESAPPIGLLKKPDPALGAVDFVVDRPRKLPPSGSALITALNHGGDSTTAGAAMIAREDKR, encoded by the coding sequence ATGGCCGAAGTGGTGATCACCGGCACCGGGGTCATCTCGGCGGCCGGTCGCGGCGTGGCGCCGCTGCTCGACGCGATGGACTCCGGCAGGCCCCTGTTCGGTGGCGCTTCGGCGCTGCCGTGGCCGGTCGCCGGTGTCCAGCCGGGCGACATCCCCTGGCCGGACGGCGACCTGTGGGTCAACAACCGCAAGTACGCCAACACCGCGGCACAGGCCGCGGTCGCGGCGGCCCAGCTGGCGCTTTATCAAGCAGGTCGCGCCGAAGACGAGTCGTCCGCGCTGCGGTCCGGCACCGTGATGGCCGTCGGCAGCAGCGGCAGCGACGAGCTCGGCGAGGCGATCCCCCGGCTCGCCGCGCTGCACCAGACCGACCCGCGGCCGCTGACCAAGCTGCTCTACGACGAGGTGCCCGACTACTCCTACATCAAGGGGATCCCGTCGCAGCTCGGCCAATTCGTCTCGATGGCGAGCGGCTTCCGCGGCTCGAACGTGGCCGTGTACGGCGAGGCGGGCGCGGGCGGGCTCGGCGCGCTGGCGCTGGGCCTGCGGATGATCGAAAGCGGCGAGCTCGACCGGGTGCTCGTGGTCGGTGTGGCGCCCGCGATGTCCGGCGCGATGCTGGTCGCGTTCGACCGGCAGGAGCCGTTCGGCACCGAAGCCGAGCCGGGCCGCGGCCCGTTCGACCTCGACCGCGCGGGCGCGCTGCTCGGCCAGGGCACGGCGGCGATCATGATCGAGCGTGCCTCGGTGGCGAAATCGGAGCCACTCGCCCAGCTGCTGAGCTGCGAGACGGTCTGCGCGCCGACCAGGCGTTCGGCGCTCGAAGCCGTCGTGGAACTGGCGTTGGAGGAGGGAAAACGGCAGCCGGCGCTCTGGTGGGCGCACGGCTCGGGCTCGCAGGCGCAGGACTTCGACGAGTGCCAGGTGGTCGGCCCGCGCGTGACGTCACCGGTGACGTCCAGCAAGGGCACGATCGGCCACGCCTTCGAAAGCGGCGGGCTCATCGACGTGGCGCTGGCGGTCGAGTCGCTGCGCCGGGAAAGCGCGCCGCCGATCGGCCTGCTGAAGAAGCCGGACCCGGCGCTCGGCGCGGTCGACTTCGTCGTCGACCGGCCGAGGAAACTGCCGCCGTCCGGGAGCGCGCTGATCACCGCGCTGAACCACGGTGGCGATTCGACGACCGCGGGAGCGGCCATGATCGCGAGGGAGGACAAGCGATGA
- a CDS encoding NAD(P)-dependent oxidoreductase, translated as MHLTVLAASGPTGLSLTRQALERGHIVRAIARDPDRITVPDAPGLTKIVADVFRTSEIDSALEGSELVLSGLGVPKGTKPGVLTAGARSAVASGARVIWLGAYGTGPSAAVASALNRLVLKGLGAEVADKVESDAVVTEAGGTVFHAGPLSNKPISPDRRTVGLDASPKSIFRIMVSRDTVAAAMLDEAENPRFPGRIAVPLTR; from the coding sequence ATGCACCTCACCGTTCTCGCCGCGTCCGGCCCGACCGGACTTTCCCTGACCCGGCAGGCACTCGAACGTGGCCACATCGTCAGGGCCATCGCCCGCGATCCGGACCGGATCACCGTTCCGGACGCCCCGGGGCTGACCAAGATCGTCGCGGACGTGTTCCGCACCAGCGAGATCGACTCGGCGCTCGAAGGCAGTGAACTGGTGCTGTCCGGACTGGGTGTGCCCAAGGGGACGAAGCCGGGTGTGCTGACCGCGGGCGCCCGGTCGGCGGTGGCGTCGGGCGCCCGCGTCATTTGGCTGGGTGCTTACGGCACGGGGCCTTCGGCCGCGGTGGCAAGCGCGCTCAACCGGCTGGTACTCAAGGGACTCGGAGCGGAGGTCGCCGACAAGGTCGAGTCGGACGCCGTGGTCACCGAAGCCGGCGGGACGGTTTTCCACGCCGGACCCCTGTCGAACAAACCGATCAGCCCGGACCGGCGCACCGTCGGGCTCGATGCCTCCCCCAAGAGCATCTTCCGCATCATGGTGAGCCGGGACACCGTTGCCGCCGCGATGCTCGACGAAGCGGAGAACCCGCGGTTCCCCGGCCGGATCGCTGTCCCACTCACGCGCTGA